Within Staphylococcus sp. NRL 16/872, the genomic segment GTCGTCACCTTTATAAACCACGTATTCATAACTAATGCCACTACCCATTTAACTCACCTCACCGTTGTAAAATTCATCTGCCCACATGAAAGCACGATAGCCTATTGTGTGGTAAGCATTACGACTATTGTTGCAGCAGTCATTTATTGTTTGTCTGTTATACAAAGTGATAGCTTCTGCTTGTCGAGTGCTTTTAAACTCATCTAGTAATTCGCCCTTTTCGCTAACAAACACAATACCTTTACGTTTTCCTTTGTGTCCTGTGATGCGCCCTAATTCTTCTCTTGTTGTTTTAGCTAAGTTACTAGCTCGTACATCATATTTAAATCCGTTTTTGCTATAAACAACCTCATCTTTATTTAAGTGACCATAAAAGGCTTCATAAACTAATCTGTTAGCGCGATAATGCTTCCCTTTATATTTAATGTTTGGATAGCCTTTTTGATTGAAAACAAAATAGTAACGATATCCTGTCTTCGTTTTTGCTTTAAATCTTGCATAGTCACTCGCGTAAAGGCCCTCTAATTTTGTTTCTCTCCAAATTTCATTTGGCAATTCTAACTTTTGAATGAGTTGTCTTTTTTCTTTAACGCTTAATTCATTTCTGACGAAGTAGCATTGCAGCTTTCTATTATAGGTTTGATTATTTACATATCTTGTTAGCATAGAGGGGCTAACACCAAGCACTTTATGTGCATATTCTGTTGAGATGCGGGTAAGCCGATTAAATAACGGCTCCCACATATAAACTGGTAGTTGTTTTGCCATGTTTATTCCTCCAATACATCTATCAAGCGTTCACAATAAACTTTCGCTTTTTTAATATCTTCTAATTCATCATCTTTACGACCTGCACGTGTTGAATATTTGATAATGTTACCTAGCATAAAACCTTTAAAGTGATCATCTGATAATTGTTGTTTTACAAAATCAATTACATCTACACCATCTTTACCTTGATAATGTTCTGGCGTGGTATCAGGTTCGGTTTCATCTTTAGAGTCTTTATTCAATTTCTCCATAGTTGTTGAAAATTTGGTTCCTGTTTTTTGATGAATTACCTTTATTTCTGTCTCACCTGAAGTATTAAGCTTTCTGCTAAAAGGTTTGTTCGATTTAACAAAATTCCAGCTATTATCAATAATTACTTTCTCACCATTCATTTTTTCAACTTGTGCTTCCCATTTAATACTGTCCGATACTACATCATGCTCTCCCTTTACTTGGTTAACGATTGCTAATTGTGTGAGTTGTTGATCATTAGCAAAATCTATATATTCAATCACATCATTCTTATTTAAATCTGCTATTCTTGTCATAGCTCATTGCCCCCTTTGCCATATATTAATTCAGGTCCTCTTAACCCCTATTTATATCTTTTTCGCACTGTGCTATCGGCTACGTCGAAATGTTTGTATACATCACATAGCCGATAAGCTTTTCCATTCAAGTTTACTTTTGGCGTTTTCTTTTTAACTGAAAGAACAGCTGTTGCTTCAGGTTGATATCTATATAAGTGTTTAAGTTCAACATCTAGCCCATCTTCAGTTTTAATATCAAAATTGCCATAGTCTTCCATTGCTTCAACTAAATCTGTAATTAATTCAACTGCTGTTGTTGCCATTTTAATCACTCCTAATCTTTCATATAGAACGGGCTTGTAAATCCATCACTATTAAGGTTTAAACCTAATGCCCATTTCACAGGTTTGCTCATAATCTTTTCTATTTCCTCAAGTCCGTTAGAGCCTTTAGGTACTTCAACGATAATTTCATCATGTACATGACCTACGATTTGAAATCCGGCATGTTCTATGCGATACATTGAGATAGCTAACAAATCTCTTGCCGTTGCTTGTACAATGTTCTCCACAAGTTTTCCTCCATAAGTTGATAGCTTCGTCCATTTACGGTTCAAATCTAAGCCCATGAAGTTAACAACAGGTGCGCCCCAATCGTTCTCACCTAGTCGTGCTTTCGGATAAGCTAGTGCTCTGCCACTTGGTAGCTCTATCATTAAAAAGCCTTTTTTCATGTAAAACGTTAGGCCTTGTGTCTTTTGTTGTTGGCGGGTTTCTACCGTTTTAATTGCAGCGTCTTGGCACGCTTTCCAAAAGTTAACAATGTTAGGATTAGCTTTTCGCCAACTGTCGACTAAGCCTTGTAACTCACTCTCATCAATGCCCATATCAAGTGCGCCCATCGCCTTTAATGCACCAGGTCCGCCTTGATAACCTAAAGCAAGTTCAGATACTTTACCTTTTTGTCTGAGAGGGTCGCCTTTTTTAATCGACTCAACAGGAACACCAAACATTTGAGATGCAGACGCTTCATAAATCTTGCCATGCGTGTTAAATACGTCTAAGCGCCATTGTTCTTTGGCATACCAAGCAATCACTCGTGCCTCAATGGCTGAGAAGTCACTAACCGCTAACTCATGCCCATCTTCTGCAGTAAACGTTGTTCTAACTAATTGACTTAGTAGATCTTGTGGGTGTACATCTAATAACAGTTCTAAGTCATCAAACTTTTGTTCCTTGATAAGTTCTCTAGCTATATCAAGTTCTGTGTCTGAGATGTAGTGCTTGGTTAGGTTTTGAAGTTGTACGCCCCTCGACGCCCAACGCCCTGTACCTGCACCGTAAAATTGGAATAAACCACGAACTCTTTCATCACGACACATCATAAATTGCATTTTGTTGTATTTCTTAACACTTGTTTTCGACATTTGCAGCCTAATCTCTAGCATTTGTTTTGCTTTGCCTGTGGCTTTCTTTAAATACTCTTGAACGGTTTTCTTTTGTAAGTTTGG encodes:
- a CDS encoding DUF3310 domain-containing protein, translating into MTRIADLNKNDVIEYIDFANDQQLTQLAIVNQVKGEHDVVSDSIKWEAQVEKMNGEKVIIDNSWNFVKSNKPFSRKLNTSGETEIKVIHQKTGTKFSTTMEKLNKDSKDETEPDTTPEHYQGKDGVDVIDFVKQQLSDDHFKGFMLGNIIKYSTRAGRKDDELEDIKKAKVYCERLIDVLEE
- a CDS encoding HNH endonuclease, with protein sequence MAKQLPVYMWEPLFNRLTRISTEYAHKVLGVSPSMLTRYVNNQTYNRKLQCYFVRNELSVKEKRQLIQKLELPNEIWRETKLEGLYASDYARFKAKTKTGYRYYFVFNQKGYPNIKYKGKHYRANRLVYEAFYGHLNKDEVVYSKNGFKYDVRASNLAKTTREELGRITGHKGKRKGIVFVSEKGELLDEFKSTRQAEAITLYNRQTINDCCNNSRNAYHTIGYRAFMWADEFYNGEVS
- a CDS encoding DNA polymerase, with translation MNIDIETYSSNDISKCGAYKYTEADDFEILIIAYSIDGGSVSAIDMLELEEEQYNADFETFKIALFDPNVKKYAFNANFERTCLAKHFNEPMPPEEWICTMVNATRIGLPASLDKVGAVLHLQEQKDKAGKNLIRYFSIPCKPTKVNGGRTRNLPEHDPDKWQQFIDYCIRDVEVEMNIAKKISDFEVTDTEQKYWSLDQHINDRGIKLSKPLMEGANELDKLSKDELLKQATQITGLDNPNSPSQLLEWLNTEQGLDIPNLQKKTVQEYLKKATGKAKQMLEIRLQMSKTSVKKYNKMQFMMCRDERVRGLFQFYGAGTGRWASRGVQLQNLTKHYISDTELDIARELIKEQKFDDLELLLDVHPQDLLSQLVRTTFTAEDGHELAVSDFSAIEARVIAWYAKEQWRLDVFNTHGKIYEASASQMFGVPVESIKKGDPLRQKGKVSELALGYQGGPGALKAMGALDMGIDESELQGLVDSWRKANPNIVNFWKACQDAAIKTVETRQQQKTQGLTFYMKKGFLMIELPSGRALAYPKARLGENDWGAPVVNFMGLDLNRKWTKLSTYGGKLVENIVQATARDLLAISMYRIEHAGFQIVGHVHDEIIVEVPKGSNGLEEIEKIMSKPVKWALGLNLNSDGFTSPFYMKD